A genomic window from Streptomyces broussonetiae includes:
- a CDS encoding APC family permease: MSGSPPPTGGFVRRVGLFQATAINMSQMCGIGPFVTIPLMVAAFGGPQAIIGFVAGAVLALCDGLVWAELGASMPGSGGSYLYLRQAFQYRTGRLMPFLFVWTAMLFIPLIMSTGVVGFVQYLGYLAPGLGQTAGDLIGLGIIALVVILLWRGIEHIARITTVMWTVMIASVLLVIVASAGDFSPRRAFTYPSGAFDLTSNHFWLGFAAGLTIGIYDYLGYNTTAYMGAEIKDPGRNLPRSILYSILGIMVIYLLLQIGTLGVIDWKRMTDPHDIASTSVASAVLEETWGKGAADVVTVLILVTAFASVFTGLLGGSRVPYDAARDRVFFRPYEKLHPKHRFPMLGLATMGVITAAGFLIGRHTDLATLIQLLTTVMVIVQALAQIVALTVVRRRRPDLLRPYRMWLYPLPSIVAFVGWCVIYGYADKNSPGRHPIEWSLAWLALGCVAFLVWARLERVWPFGAKEIAEEPKVLEVS; the protein is encoded by the coding sequence ATGTCCGGTAGCCCGCCGCCCACGGGTGGCTTCGTCCGCCGTGTCGGTCTGTTCCAGGCCACGGCCATCAACATGAGTCAGATGTGCGGCATCGGGCCGTTCGTGACGATCCCGCTGATGGTCGCCGCGTTCGGCGGCCCGCAGGCGATCATCGGCTTCGTCGCGGGCGCGGTCCTCGCGCTGTGCGACGGACTGGTCTGGGCGGAACTGGGTGCCTCGATGCCCGGCTCCGGCGGCAGTTACCTCTATCTGCGCCAGGCCTTCCAGTACCGCACCGGCCGCCTGATGCCGTTCCTGTTCGTGTGGACGGCGATGCTCTTCATCCCGCTGATCATGTCCACGGGTGTGGTCGGCTTCGTGCAGTACCTGGGCTATCTCGCCCCCGGTCTCGGGCAGACGGCGGGCGACCTGATCGGGCTCGGCATCATCGCCCTGGTCGTGATCCTGCTCTGGCGTGGCATCGAGCACATCGCCCGCATCACCACCGTGATGTGGACCGTGATGATCGCCTCGGTGCTCCTGGTGATCGTCGCCTCGGCCGGCGACTTCAGCCCCCGTCGGGCCTTCACCTACCCGTCGGGCGCCTTCGACCTGACGAGCAACCACTTCTGGCTCGGCTTCGCCGCGGGCCTGACCATCGGCATCTACGACTACCTCGGCTACAACACCACGGCCTACATGGGGGCCGAGATCAAGGACCCCGGCCGGAACCTCCCGCGCTCGATCCTCTACTCCATCCTCGGCATCATGGTGATCTACCTGCTGCTCCAGATCGGCACCCTCGGAGTGATCGACTGGAAGCGGATGACCGACCCGCACGACATCGCCTCCACCTCGGTGGCCTCGGCGGTGCTGGAGGAGACCTGGGGCAAGGGCGCCGCCGACGTGGTGACCGTGCTGATCCTCGTCACGGCGTTCGCCTCCGTCTTCACGGGCCTGCTCGGCGGCTCCCGCGTCCCCTACGACGCCGCCCGCGACCGTGTCTTCTTCCGCCCCTACGAGAAGCTGCACCCCAAGCACCGCTTCCCGATGCTGGGCCTTGCCACGATGGGCGTGATCACCGCGGCCGGCTTCCTGATCGGCCGGCACACCGACCTTGCGACTCTGATCCAGTTGCTCACCACGGTCATGGTGATCGTCCAGGCGCTCGCCCAGATCGTGGCACTGACCGTGGTGCGCAGACGCCGGCCGGACCTGCTCCGGCCGTACCGGATGTGGCTGTATCCGCTGCCGAGCATCGTCGCGTTCGTCGGCTGGTGCGTGATCTACGGATACGCCGACAAGAACTCCCCGGGACGCCACCCCATCGAGTGGTCCCTGGCCTGGCTGGCCCTCGGCTGTGTGGCCTTCCTGGTCTGGGCCCGACTGGAGAGGGTGTGGCCGTTCGGCGCGAAGGAGATCGCCGAGGAGCCCAAGGTCCTTGAGGTGAGCTAG
- a CDS encoding aldehyde dehydrogenase family protein → MNHPAIEQPADIVARLRATFAAGRTKPVEWRTGQLRRLRAMLTDRGADLAAALHADLGKSRTEAYRTEIDFTIREIDHTLDHLEQWLRPEPAPVPAHLGADATAWTQYDPLGVVLVIAPWNYPAQLLLAPMVGALASGNAVVVKPSELAPATSAVLAELIPAFLDTDAVAVVEGGIPETTALLAERFDHIFYTGNGTVGRIVMRAAAEHLTPVTLELGGKSPVFVDQGADLEVVADRLVRGKFLNAGQTCVAPDYVLTDPSTAAALEPALVRAVEALFGTDPAASPEYGRIINERHFDRLLALLGSGRVAAGGASDRATKYIAPTVLADVDPSSPVMQEEIFGPILPIVAVPGLDEAIAFINDRDKPLALYVFSESKRTRGRLAAETSSGGLGYGLPLAHLTVSDLPFGGVGESGMGSYHGRYSVETFSHRKAVLDKPLG, encoded by the coding sequence GTGAACCACCCCGCCATCGAGCAGCCCGCCGACATCGTGGCCCGGCTGCGCGCCACCTTCGCCGCCGGCCGCACCAAGCCCGTCGAGTGGCGTACCGGCCAGCTGCGCCGCCTGCGCGCGATGCTCACGGACCGCGGCGCCGACCTCGCCGCCGCCCTCCACGCCGACCTGGGCAAGAGCCGCACCGAGGCCTACCGCACCGAGATCGACTTCACGATCCGGGAGATCGACCACACGCTCGACCACCTCGAGCAGTGGCTCCGCCCGGAGCCCGCGCCGGTCCCGGCGCACCTCGGTGCCGACGCCACGGCCTGGACGCAGTACGATCCGCTCGGTGTCGTCCTCGTCATCGCGCCCTGGAACTACCCGGCGCAGCTGCTGCTCGCCCCGATGGTCGGCGCGCTGGCCTCCGGCAACGCGGTGGTCGTCAAGCCGAGCGAGCTGGCCCCGGCCACCTCGGCGGTGCTGGCCGAGCTGATCCCGGCCTTCCTCGACACCGACGCGGTCGCCGTCGTCGAGGGCGGCATCCCGGAGACGACGGCCCTGCTGGCCGAGCGCTTCGACCACATCTTCTACACCGGCAACGGCACCGTCGGCCGTATCGTGATGCGCGCCGCCGCCGAGCACCTCACCCCGGTCACCCTCGAACTCGGCGGCAAGTCCCCGGTGTTCGTGGACCAGGGCGCCGACCTCGAGGTGGTCGCGGACCGGCTCGTGCGCGGCAAGTTCCTCAACGCCGGGCAGACCTGTGTCGCCCCCGACTACGTCCTGACCGACCCGTCGACGGCCGCCGCCCTGGAGCCCGCGCTGGTGCGCGCGGTCGAGGCGCTGTTCGGCACCGACCCGGCGGCCTCGCCGGAGTACGGCCGGATCATCAACGAGCGCCACTTCGACCGTCTCCTTGCCCTGCTCGGCTCGGGCCGGGTGGCGGCAGGCGGCGCGAGCGACCGTGCGACGAAGTACATCGCCCCGACCGTCCTCGCGGACGTCGACCCGTCCTCGCCCGTCATGCAGGAGGAGATCTTCGGCCCGATCCTGCCGATCGTCGCCGTGCCGGGCCTGGACGAGGCGATCGCCTTCATCAACGACCGTGACAAGCCGCTCGCGCTGTACGTCTTCAGCGAGTCCAAGCGCACGCGCGGGCGCCTCGCCGCCGAGACCTCCTCCGGCGGCCTCGGCTACGGCCTGCCGCTCGCCCACCTCACCGTCTCCGACCTGCCGTTCGGCGGTGTGGGGGAGAGCGGCATGGGCAGCTACCACGGCCGCTACTCCGTCGAGACCTTCAGCCACCGCAAGGCGGTACTGGACAAGCCGCTCGGCTGA
- the ssuE gene encoding NADPH-dependent FMN reductase codes for MATVLSVSGSPSATSRTGRLLRHLDQRLTAQGHVVIPLDVRALPAEALLGPDVRHPAIARAAELFARADGVLIGTPIYKASYSGVLKALLDLLPQYALTGKTVLPLATGGSTAHVLAIDYALRPVLNSMGAAHIVQGWFTLDKDITVGEDGSLTLAPATAEALGQVVDQFSVALGRTPVLAAAG; via the coding sequence ATGGCCACCGTCCTGTCCGTCTCCGGCAGCCCCTCCGCCACCTCGCGCACCGGTCGCCTGCTGCGCCACCTCGACCAGCGGCTGACCGCCCAGGGGCACGTGGTGATCCCGCTCGACGTCCGTGCCCTGCCGGCCGAGGCCCTGCTCGGCCCCGACGTACGGCACCCGGCCATCGCCCGGGCCGCCGAACTGTTCGCCCGTGCCGACGGCGTCCTGATCGGCACACCGATCTACAAGGCCTCGTACTCCGGCGTGCTCAAGGCGCTGCTCGACCTGCTCCCGCAGTACGCGCTGACCGGCAAGACCGTGCTGCCGCTCGCCACCGGCGGCTCCACCGCCCATGTCCTCGCCATCGACTACGCGCTGCGCCCGGTGCTGAACTCCATGGGGGCCGCACACATAGTCCAAGGCTGGTTCACCCTCGACAAGGACATCACCGTGGGCGAGGACGGCTCACTGACCCTCGCCCCCGCCACCGCCGAGGCCCTCGGTCAGGTGGTGGACCAGTTCTCGGTCGCCCTCGGCCGGACTCCGGTCCTGGCGGCGGCGGGTTGA
- a CDS encoding SRPBCC family protein, whose translation MTDKPSFVYVTYIASTPEKVWEALTDADLTAAYWGHRNESDWRPGSRWAHVRTDGSGVEDVVGRVVESKPPTRLVATWAAPAEEDREDRHSRVTFEIQPYEDIVRLTVVHEDLNDEGERSQVGAGWPAVLSNLKSLLETGRTLPQEPWLVPSP comes from the coding sequence GTGACCGACAAGCCCAGCTTTGTGTACGTCACCTACATCGCGAGCACGCCCGAGAAGGTCTGGGAGGCGCTCACCGACGCCGACCTGACGGCCGCCTACTGGGGTCATCGCAACGAATCCGACTGGCGGCCCGGCTCGCGCTGGGCGCATGTGCGCACCGACGGCTCCGGCGTCGAGGACGTCGTCGGCCGGGTCGTCGAGAGCAAGCCGCCGACCCGCCTCGTCGCCACCTGGGCCGCGCCCGCCGAGGAGGATCGGGAGGACCGGCACTCCCGGGTCACCTTCGAGATCCAGCCCTACGAGGACATCGTCCGGCTGACCGTCGTCCACGAGGACCTCAATGACGAGGGCGAGCGCTCACAGGTCGGCGCCGGCTGGCCGGCCGTGCTGTCCAACCTCAAGTCGCTGCTGGAGACCGGCCGGACCCTGCCGCAGGAGCCCTGGCTGGTGCCGAGTCCCTGA
- a CDS encoding cryptochrome/photolyase family protein: protein MTASVVLFTSDLRLHDHPPLRAASAGGRQVVPLFVRDRGVTDAGFAVPNRLAFLSDCLRDLDAGLRERGGRLVVRCGDVVEEVCAVAAAAGAGEVHMAADVSGYAQLRERRLRRALEADGRRLHVHDTVTTVLAPGALTPAASDHFAVFTPYFRHWSVQRVRDPLGAPRVVQVPDGIASEGLPFRAALSGVSPETAAGGETAGRKRLTAWLRSGLAGYADRHDDLAGDATSRLSPHLHFGTLSPVELVHRARKAGGPGAEAFVRQLAWRDFHRQVLAARPAAAVTDYRTRRDRWRSERTARADIEAWREGRTGFPVIDAAMRQLRHEGWMHNRGRLLTASFLTKTLYVDWRVGARHFLELLVDGDLANNQLNWQWVAGTGTDTRPNRVLNPVAQGRRHDPDGAYVRRWVPELAGVAGAAVHEPWKLRDRAGISGYPDRVVDLADGLARFRQARSLE, encoded by the coding sequence ATGACCGCCTCGGTCGTCCTGTTCACGTCCGATCTGCGTCTGCACGACCACCCGCCGCTGCGCGCCGCGTCGGCCGGGGGCCGCCAGGTGGTCCCGCTGTTCGTGCGGGACCGGGGCGTGACGGACGCCGGTTTCGCGGTGCCCAACCGGCTGGCGTTCCTCTCCGACTGCCTGCGGGACCTCGATGCCGGGCTGCGCGAGCGCGGCGGGCGGCTCGTGGTGCGCTGCGGTGACGTCGTCGAGGAGGTGTGCGCGGTGGCCGCGGCAGCGGGCGCGGGTGAGGTGCACATGGCTGCCGACGTGAGCGGGTACGCCCAGCTCCGGGAGCGGCGGCTGCGGCGCGCCCTGGAGGCGGACGGGCGGCGGCTGCACGTGCACGACACGGTGACCACGGTGCTGGCGCCCGGTGCGCTGACGCCGGCCGCCTCGGACCACTTCGCGGTCTTCACTCCGTACTTCCGCCACTGGTCGGTGCAGCGGGTGCGCGACCCGCTGGGCGCGCCGCGCGTGGTCCAGGTCCCGGACGGCATCGCGTCCGAGGGCTTGCCGTTCCGTGCCGCGCTGTCCGGTGTGTCCCCGGAAACGGCGGCCGGCGGCGAGACGGCGGGCAGGAAACGGCTGACCGCGTGGCTCCGTTCGGGCCTCGCCGGGTACGCGGACCGGCACGACGACCTGGCCGGTGACGCCACCTCGCGACTGTCCCCGCACCTGCACTTCGGCACACTGTCCCCCGTCGAACTCGTCCACCGCGCGCGGAAGGCGGGCGGCCCGGGCGCGGAGGCGTTCGTCCGGCAGCTCGCCTGGCGCGACTTCCACCGTCAGGTACTGGCGGCGCGGCCCGCCGCGGCCGTCACCGACTACCGCACGCGGCGCGACCGGTGGCGGTCCGAGCGCACGGCCCGCGCCGACATCGAGGCCTGGCGGGAGGGCCGTACCGGCTTTCCGGTGATCGATGCCGCGATGCGCCAGCTGCGCCACGAGGGCTGGATGCACAACCGCGGGCGCCTGCTGACGGCGAGCTTTCTGACCAAGACGCTGTACGTCGACTGGCGTGTGGGGGCCCGGCACTTCCTGGAACTGCTGGTCGACGGCGACCTGGCGAACAACCAGCTGAACTGGCAGTGGGTGGCGGGCACCGGCACGGACACCCGCCCCAACCGGGTCCTCAACCCCGTCGCCCAGGGCAGGCGGCACGATCCCGACGGGGCGTACGTGCGGCGCTGGGTGCCCGAGCTGGCCGGTGTCGCGGGGGCGGCGGTGCACGAGCCGTGGAAGCTGCGGGACCGGGCGGGCATCAGCGGCTACCCGGACCGGGTCGTCGACCTCGCCGACGGTCTGGCCCGCTTCCGGCAGGCCCGGTCCCTGGAGTGA
- a CDS encoding BlaI/MecI/CopY family transcriptional regulator, producing MTEVKDERRPAGELEASVMAALWAAGTPRTPGQVQSSLGADLARTTVTTILTRLYDKGVVERHRQGRGYAYFPVREVQDAQGLTARRMHSELDRDSDRETVLARFVAQLGPDDERILRDLLEPDER from the coding sequence ATGACCGAGGTGAAGGACGAGCGCCGGCCTGCCGGTGAGCTGGAGGCGAGCGTCATGGCCGCACTCTGGGCCGCGGGCACGCCCCGCACCCCGGGCCAGGTCCAGTCGAGCCTCGGCGCGGACCTGGCCCGTACGACGGTGACGACGATCCTGACGCGGCTGTACGACAAGGGAGTGGTCGAGCGGCACCGTCAGGGTCGCGGGTACGCCTATTTCCCGGTGCGTGAGGTCCAGGACGCCCAGGGGCTGACCGCGCGCCGGATGCACAGCGAGCTGGACCGGGACAGCGACCGCGAGACCGTGCTGGCCCGCTTCGTCGCCCAGCTCGGCCCCGACGACGAACGCATCCTGCGGGACCTGCTCGAACCCGATGAACGATGA
- a CDS encoding M48 family metalloprotease codes for MTALLLLPLLLPFALPALARRALDRLAPVAALWAVTLCAVALAGCSLAALGGFVLIGLLKLPLFAAFGELVRPLHTASDLVVLPAAATSVGVLAVCVWTLARSVLHQARAFGAARTQAGHRPAVGDLCVVDSPRPDAYALPGRPHRIVVTTAMLRSLDGREREVLFAHERAHNDGGHHYFLAAAELVAHCHPALRPVRETIRLAAERAADEAAAARVGDRRLTARAIARAALAGQAAHTERPDFVAAATTGPVPQRVQALLAAAPHRPRAGRAIAAVLLACTAVSCVAAAAGMADFHHRVEIAQGEENT; via the coding sequence ATGACTGCTCTGCTTCTGCTGCCCCTGCTGCTGCCGTTCGCCCTGCCGGCCCTGGCCCGCCGGGCCCTGGACCGGCTGGCCCCGGTGGCCGCGCTGTGGGCCGTCACTCTCTGTGCGGTCGCGCTCGCAGGCTGCTCGCTGGCCGCGCTCGGCGGGTTCGTCCTGATCGGGCTGCTCAAGCTCCCGCTGTTCGCCGCGTTCGGCGAGCTGGTCCGCCCGCTGCACACCGCCTCGGACCTGGTCGTCCTGCCGGCCGCCGCGACCTCCGTGGGCGTGCTCGCCGTCTGCGTCTGGACCCTCGCCCGCTCGGTGCTGCACCAGGCCCGCGCCTTCGGTGCCGCCCGCACCCAGGCCGGGCACCGCCCCGCCGTCGGCGACCTGTGCGTGGTGGACTCGCCCCGCCCGGACGCCTACGCCCTGCCGGGCCGCCCGCACCGGATCGTCGTCACCACCGCGATGCTGCGCAGCCTGGACGGCCGTGAACGCGAGGTGCTGTTCGCGCACGAGCGGGCGCACAACGACGGCGGTCACCACTACTTCCTCGCCGCCGCCGAACTCGTCGCCCACTGCCACCCCGCCCTGCGCCCGGTGCGCGAGACCATCCGCCTCGCCGCCGAGCGCGCTGCCGACGAGGCCGCCGCGGCCCGGGTCGGCGACCGGCGGCTGACCGCCCGGGCCATCGCCCGCGCGGCCCTCGCCGGACAGGCCGCGCACACCGAGCGTCCCGACTTCGTGGCCGCCGCGACCACCGGTCCGGTCCCGCAGCGCGTCCAGGCCCTGCTGGCCGCGGCCCCGCACAGGCCGCGGGCCGGTCGCGCGATCGCCGCCGTCCTCCTCGCCTGCACCGCCGTCTCCTGTGTGGCCGCGGCCGCCGGGATGGCCGATTTCCACCACCGTGTGGAGATCGCCCAGGGCGAGGAAAACACCTGA
- a CDS encoding ROK family protein encodes MAASDVVEQQEHPWSRRRLRSTNERLLLDRLRAQGAASRAQLARVTGLSKPTVSSALASLAAAGLVHEVGTHAPERGRTAVLYAPDPAAGHALGVDIGRGWLRVAVADLDGSVVARADVRNRARTSAALADLVVGTARQVIANSGVDPADVVHGVVGTPGVYDEKQRRVRYAMHLPGWGRTGLVDRMREELGVPLEVHNDANLAALGEYTFGVGTGSRLFAYILIGTGLGMGVVSEGRLFTGAHGLAGEIGFLPWPGRQKPERLEDAVSGVAVVEAARQFGMSGQLTAKAVFDAARQGNPAAVRAVELEGERIAHTVAAAAAVLDPDLVVLGGGVGHSVDLLLRPVQEQVRALTPLRPRIAPSRLGEDAVLLGAVATALDTARDLVFARRAGRAMGRA; translated from the coding sequence ATGGCCGCGAGCGACGTCGTAGAGCAGCAGGAACATCCCTGGAGCCGCCGGCGCCTGCGCAGTACCAACGAGCGGCTGCTGCTGGACCGGCTGCGCGCCCAGGGCGCCGCATCGCGCGCCCAACTGGCCCGCGTGACCGGACTGTCGAAGCCCACGGTCTCCAGCGCGCTGGCCTCGCTGGCGGCGGCCGGACTGGTGCACGAGGTCGGTACCCACGCCCCGGAACGCGGGCGTACTGCCGTGCTCTACGCGCCCGACCCGGCGGCCGGACACGCGCTCGGCGTGGACATCGGCCGGGGCTGGCTGCGTGTGGCGGTGGCCGACCTGGACGGCTCGGTCGTCGCCCGGGCCGACGTACGCAACCGGGCCCGCACCTCCGCCGCACTGGCCGACCTGGTCGTGGGCACCGCCCGGCAGGTGATCGCCAACTCGGGCGTGGACCCGGCCGACGTGGTGCACGGGGTGGTCGGCACGCCCGGCGTCTACGACGAGAAGCAGCGGCGGGTGCGGTACGCGATGCATCTGCCGGGCTGGGGGCGCACGGGGCTCGTCGACCGGATGCGCGAGGAGCTGGGCGTACCCCTGGAGGTCCACAACGACGCCAATCTCGCCGCACTGGGCGAGTACACGTTCGGTGTCGGCACCGGCAGCCGGCTGTTCGCGTACATCCTGATCGGCACCGGCCTCGGCATGGGCGTGGTCAGCGAGGGGCGGCTGTTCACGGGCGCGCACGGGCTGGCCGGCGAGATCGGCTTCCTGCCCTGGCCCGGGCGGCAGAAGCCGGAACGGCTGGAGGACGCGGTGTCCGGGGTGGCCGTGGTGGAGGCGGCACGGCAGTTCGGGATGAGCGGGCAGCTCACGGCGAAGGCGGTCTTCGACGCGGCCCGGCAGGGCAATCCGGCGGCCGTGCGGGCGGTGGAGCTGGAGGGCGAGCGGATCGCGCACACCGTGGCGGCGGCGGCAGCCGTGCTCGATCCCGATCTCGTGGTGCTGGGCGGCGGTGTCGGCCACAGCGTCGACCTGCTGCTGCGGCCGGTCCAGGAGCAGGTGCGCGCCCTCACCCCGCTGCGCCCGCGCATAGCCCCGAGCCGCCTCGGCGAGGACGCGGTGCTGCTGGGCGCGGTGGCGACGGCGCTGGACACCGCCCGGGATCTGGTCTTCGCGCGTCGGGCGGGCCGCGCGATGGGCAGGGCCTGA
- a CDS encoding SPW repeat protein: MANVSHRGDISTHPDVSEMRDRYARMLGGRDVALVDGPVFLLGLYCAASPWIVHYTTSQPSLMTHNLIMGIAIGLLALGFTRAPERMYGLSWAMCALGVWMIIAPWIVGRGPDKGVIINNVVIGALALVLGLVCAGTASKSAPRP; encoded by the coding sequence ATGGCCAACGTCTCGCACAGGGGTGATATATCGACCCACCCCGATGTCTCCGAAATGCGGGATCGCTACGCCCGCATGCTCGGCGGTCGTGATGTGGCGCTCGTGGACGGGCCGGTCTTCCTGCTCGGCCTGTACTGCGCGGCATCTCCGTGGATCGTGCACTACACGACGAGCCAGCCCTCCCTCATGACCCACAACCTGATCATGGGGATAGCGATAGGCCTGCTGGCACTCGGCTTCACCAGGGCCCCCGAGCGGATGTACGGCCTCAGCTGGGCCATGTGCGCCTTGGGCGTCTGGATGATCATCGCTCCCTGGATCGTGGGCAGGGGCCCCGACAAGGGCGTGATCATCAACAACGTCGTCATCGGCGCACTGGCGCTCGTACTCGGACTGGTCTGCGCCGGAACGGCGTCGAAGAGCGCGCCCAGGCCGTAG
- a CDS encoding acyl-CoA dehydrogenase family protein gives MDMTPTCAHPLLDRARRLAADLLVPEAERVDQEGVPASHIEAVKRSGLLGAGAPVAYGGSGAPPGVVRRIAEILAGACCSTWFVQTQHHTPVQILARSELPVRERLLGPLSRGELLSGVAYAHLRSYPRIPVRVRREGRGWRFEGSVPWYTGWGLNDVMLLAGVSDDDEVLFAFTEARGRPGLRASEPMRLAALTATRTVSLELTGLWLPEEAVALRTRYERWAPADRARTLNAGPAVFGVAEAALSLLDPKTAAPFTARLADVRRRAYALADHPAPLERVVERLAVRAEAYEVLRTATTAAVVAGGGRSMALTSRAQRLAREALFLLVQGQTAESRAAHLRALAGA, from the coding sequence ATGGATATGACACCCACCTGCGCGCACCCACTCCTCGACCGCGCCCGTCGCCTCGCCGCGGACCTGCTGGTTCCCGAGGCCGAGCGGGTCGACCAGGAAGGCGTACCGGCGAGCCACATCGAGGCGGTGAAGAGGTCGGGGCTGCTCGGGGCGGGCGCTCCGGTCGCCTACGGAGGCTCGGGGGCACCGCCGGGCGTGGTCCGCCGGATCGCGGAGATCCTGGCCGGCGCGTGCTGTTCGACGTGGTTCGTGCAGACCCAGCACCACACTCCGGTGCAGATCCTCGCACGGAGCGAACTCCCCGTCAGGGAGCGGCTGTTGGGCCCCTTGTCGCGAGGTGAGCTGTTGTCCGGGGTGGCGTACGCGCATCTGCGCTCGTATCCGCGCATCCCGGTGCGCGTGCGCCGGGAGGGTCGGGGTTGGCGGTTCGAGGGGAGTGTGCCCTGGTACACCGGGTGGGGCCTGAACGACGTGATGCTGCTCGCCGGGGTGAGCGATGACGACGAGGTGCTCTTCGCCTTCACCGAGGCACGCGGCCGGCCCGGGCTGCGCGCGTCTGAGCCGATGCGCCTCGCGGCGCTGACCGCCACGCGCACGGTGTCACTGGAGCTGACCGGACTGTGGCTGCCCGAGGAGGCGGTGGCCCTGCGGACCCGGTACGAGCGGTGGGCACCCGCGGACCGGGCCAGGACGCTGAACGCCGGCCCGGCGGTCTTCGGCGTCGCGGAGGCCGCCCTGTCACTGCTGGACCCCAAGACGGCCGCCCCGTTCACGGCCCGGCTCGCCGACGTCCGCCGTCGCGCCTACGCCCTGGCCGACCATCCGGCACCGCTGGAGCGGGTCGTGGAACGGCTGGCGGTGCGCGCGGAGGCGTACGAGGTGCTGCGGACGGCCACCACGGCGGCGGTGGTGGCCGGGGGCGGGCGGTCGATGGCCCTGACGAGCCGCGCCCAACGCCTCGCCCGGGAGGCGCTGTTCCTGCTGGTGCAGGGGCAGACGGCCGAGTCGAGGGCCGCGCATCTGCGGGCGCTGGCGGGCGCCTGA
- a CDS encoding GNAT family N-acetyltransferase, translating into MTDIFPADRDLTVRPATSDDRPTVERLWLMFHHDLSEFRGALPGPDGTFRNERVEYAFTRPDWAPYLFVRDERPAGFAFVRALDAPVRVLNSFFVVRGARRLGIGTRAVRDVLRRHPGNWEIAYQGDNPAAVRFWPHIARDLAQDAWTRELRPVPDRPELPPDVWISFAVTG; encoded by the coding sequence ATGACCGACATATTCCCGGCGGACCGGGACCTGACCGTCCGCCCCGCGACCAGTGACGACCGGCCCACCGTCGAGCGGCTGTGGCTGATGTTCCACCATGACCTGTCCGAGTTCCGCGGCGCCCTGCCCGGCCCGGACGGCACCTTCCGCAACGAGCGGGTCGAGTACGCCTTCACCCGGCCGGACTGGGCGCCGTACCTGTTCGTGCGTGACGAGCGGCCGGCCGGCTTCGCGTTCGTGCGCGCGCTGGACGCACCGGTGCGCGTGCTGAACAGCTTCTTCGTGGTGCGCGGGGCGCGCCGCCTCGGCATCGGGACGCGGGCCGTACGGGACGTGCTGCGCCGGCACCCCGGGAACTGGGAGATCGCCTACCAGGGCGACAATCCGGCGGCCGTGCGGTTCTGGCCGCACATCGCCCGTGACCTGGCCCAGGACGCCTGGACGCGCGAGCTGCGGCCGGTACCGGACCGGCCGGAGCTGCCCCCGGACGTGTGGATCTCGTTCGCCGTGACCGGCTGA
- a CDS encoding aldo/keto reductase yields MTAETITADASGTFKLGDLPVHRIGLGAMRLTGSAAFHLGTPSDRERSIAVLRRAVELGVNHIDTAAFYFSATRSANELINTALAPYTDDLVITTKVGPFRDYYGEWGTAARPDQLRGHVEENLRQLGRDHLDVVNFRRQQQDSIAEHFGALAELREAGLIRHLGVSGVQPRHLAEALEIAPVVCVQNRYALDRADPVDDEVLRLCAEHGIAFVPFYAVAGESGPRAAAERHDDEVLALARAHGVSPAQIRIAWTLHQGPHVLAIPGTGDPDHLAENVAAGALRLTADELARLDALHTGTR; encoded by the coding sequence ATGACCGCTGAAACGATCACCGCGGATGCTTCCGGCACCTTCAAGCTCGGCGACCTGCCCGTCCACCGCATCGGCTTGGGAGCCATGCGGCTGACGGGCAGCGCCGCGTTCCATCTCGGCACCCCGAGCGACCGGGAACGCTCGATCGCCGTGCTGCGGCGCGCCGTCGAGCTGGGCGTGAACCACATCGACACCGCGGCGTTCTACTTCTCCGCCACGCGCTCCGCCAACGAACTGATCAACACCGCCCTCGCCCCGTACACCGACGACCTCGTCATCACCACCAAGGTCGGCCCCTTCCGCGACTACTACGGCGAGTGGGGCACCGCGGCCCGGCCCGACCAACTGCGCGGGCACGTCGAGGAGAACCTGCGCCAGCTCGGCCGTGACCACCTCGACGTCGTCAACTTCCGCCGCCAGCAACAGGATTCGATCGCCGAGCACTTCGGTGCGCTCGCGGAGTTGCGCGAGGCCGGCCTGATCCGGCACCTCGGTGTCTCCGGCGTCCAGCCCCGCCATCTCGCCGAGGCCCTGGAGATCGCCCCGGTGGTGTGCGTCCAGAACCGCTACGCGCTGGACCGTGCCGACCCCGTCGACGACGAGGTGCTGCGCCTGTGCGCCGAGCACGGCATCGCGTTCGTCCCGTTCTACGCCGTCGCCGGCGAGTCCGGCCCCCGGGCGGCGGCAGAGCGCCACGACGACGAGGTGCTTGCCCTCGCCCGCGCCCACGGTGTGAGCCCCGCGCAGATCCGCATCGCCTGGACCCTGCACCAGGGTCCCCACGTCCTCGCCATCCCCGGCACCGGCGACCCCGACCACCTCGCGGAGAACGTGGCGGCGGGGGCGTTGCGCCTGACGGCGGACGAGCTGGCACGGCTGGACGCCCTGCACACCGGGACACGCTGA